The Cellvibrio zantedeschiae genomic sequence TTTTTGCATCAGATCCAAACTGGGGGCGTATTGTTGCTGCAATTGGATATGCAGGTTTGAATAACCTTGACGCTACCAAAGTTGTTGTACATTTGAATGATGTGCTTATTGTTCAGAATGGCGGTCGTGCAGCTAGCTACACCGAAGAGCAAGGCCAAAAGGTCATGAGCGGTTCGGATATTTCAATCAATATTAATTTGAACCGAGGAAGCTTTGCAGAAACTATCTGGACAACAGATCTTTCGTATGAATATGTTCGCATCAATGCAGACTACAGGTCATAGGTTTTAATTTGTCTCGCATAGTTCATGTTGCTGTTGGTGTGATTGTTGGAGCAGACGGCACAATTCTTATCGCCAAGCGCCCTGATAAAGTTCATCAGGGCGGCTTGTGGGAGTTTCCCGGTGGAAAAGTAGAGCAGGGTGAAACCTTGTTTGATGCTTTAAAGCGAGAGCTATATGAAGAGCTTGCGATTGAAATATTATCTACTGAACCTTTGATAAAAATTCACCACGATTATGGCGATAAAGTTGTTTTGTTAGATGTTCATAAGATCACCGCGTTTACCGGCGAAGCCAAAGGCAACGAGGGGCAACCTATAGCTTGGGTTGCACCTCAGAGCTTATATCAATATGAATTTCCCGCTGCTAATCGACCTATCGTCAACGCAATTAATTTACCTACTCGATTGCTGATTACGGGTGAATTCGAAGGTTTGGATGATTTTTCTGTACGTATTGAAGGTGCACTTCAGCGCGGCATAAATTTAATTCAATTGAGAGTTAAAGAATCTGAATTGAGTTCTTCTTTAATTAATTGTGCATTTGAGCTTTGTGAGCGCTATTCTGCGACTTTATTAATTAATACTAATCCCGCTGAATATAAAAATATCGCATCGGCAAAAAACAAGTTGGGGTTGCATTTGAATTCAGAAAATCTTTTGAGTTGCAGCAGTCGCCCTGTTGCTGAGCATATTTGGTTAAGCGCTTCTTGCCACAATCAAACGGAAATTGATCATGCGCAAAAAATTGGCGTGGACTTTATTTGTTTATCACCTGTGTTAGCGACTCAATCGCATCCTGAAAAATCGGGGGTGGGATGGTTAAAGTTTGAAGCGCTCGCGGAAGGGGCAGCCGTTCCCATATTCGCACTAGGTGGGATGAAAGAATCGGACTTAGCAATTGCTCTTCAAAAAGGTGCTCAAGGAATAGCTGCAATTACTGAATGGTGGTAGTTCAGTTGTAAATTTAATAGTCGTCGTTTTTTTCTTCAGAATTTATATCCAAAGAATCTCCCGCAATTTTATGATTTTCACTTGCCCATTCGCCAAGATCAATTAAGCGGCAACGGTCGCAGCAGAATGGCCTGTAGGGAAAATCGTCATTCCATAACACAAGTTTCTTGCACGTAGGGCAATTAAGTTTAATTGGCTCGGAATCAGAAATTGTATGCATCTTAGTTTTTCATGTGTTGCGCTAATTCAAGGTAGCGAGCGTGCAGTAGTTGCACTTGCTGTTCCAGTTCTTCCAGGTCGCCATGGTTATGAATAATGTCATCTGCTTTGGCTATGCGAGTTGAACGATTCATTTGGGTACCCATAATTTTCTTTATTTGTTCGGTGTTGCTTTCGTCACGCAAGGTTGCACGGGCGAGTTGTAAGTTTTCCTCTGCATCAACCACCAAAACTCGATCAACTAGTTCATGCTGAGTAGTTTCGAGCAACAGTGGAGAGGAAAGGATTGTGTAGGGGCTTTCGCTGTGAGTCAGTTGTGCAATAATCTCTTTGCGAATGATGGGGTGAAGTAAGTTTTCCAACCAGGCTTTTTCAGAAGGATTTTCAAAAATTAATGAACGAAGCTTTTTTCGATCCAAGCTTCCATCTTGCGAGAGAATATCTAACCCAAAACGTTCAGCTATTGCTTGAAGTGAAAAACTGCCCGGCATGACTACTTCCCGCGCAACAATATCAGCATCAACAACCCTAATCCCCAATCTCTCAAATCGTGAAGATACTTCGGATTTGCCGCTACCTATGCCTCCGGTTAGTCCAACAATCATTTTTCTGGATTCACACTTATCGATGGCCAAAGGCGTAGCTCAAATAGAGCTGATTAATATCTTGTCCCCACATAAGCGCAATCCAACCAGCAATGGCCAAATAGGGTCCGAAAGGAATAGGAATATTTTTATCTCGCCCGCGGATAATAATCATACTAACGCCAATGACTGCGCCGGCCAAAGCGCTCAACATAATAATTTGCAATAGCATTTGCCAACCGAGCCAAGCACCTAACGCGCCAAGTAATTTGAAGTCGCCAAAACCCATGCCCTCTTTACCCGTTAATAATTTAAATAACCAGTAAACAGAAAACAACGAGAGATAACCGCCAATTGCGCCCCATAGAGCGCTATCGAGCGAGGTAAATAAACCAAAATAGTTTGCAATCAAGCCCAACCACAAAAGAGGTAAGGTGATACTGTCGGGCAAGAGCTGCGTATCAAAATCGATCATGGTAAGTGCGATAAGGCACCAGGTAAAAAAGAGGCAAGCTAATCCCGCCCAAGTTGGGCCGAAAGTGTATATAGCTACTGCAGAAAAAATTCCGGTAACAGATTCTATGATGGGATATCGTGAAGAAATAGATGTTTTACAGGCTGAACATTTGCCGCGCAAAAATAAATAACTGATAACAGGAATATTTTCCCACGGTTTAATTCGGTGTCCGCATGATGGGCAAGTAGAACTGGGCGTTATTAAATTAAATTTTTCAGGTGTACTTTCTTTTTTTGCATCCTCTTTAATGTTTTCGGCACCTAAAAATTCAATACATTGCGCACGCCACTCTCGTTCCATCATTTTTGGTACACGGTATATCACGACGTTTAAAAAACTACCTACTAATAGACCTAAAATGCCTGCGCTGATTATGCCTAGTAGTGGATATAACTCTAAAGCTTTTACAATATCCGACACTTTTATACCACTTGGCCGAGTTGGAAAATTGGTAGATACATAGCGATCATCAAACCGCCTACAAGAACCCCGAGAACAGACATAATCAGCGGCTCTAACAGCGACGTTAGGCTATCAACCGTATTATCGACGGCTTCTTCGTAATAGGTGGCAACCTTATCTAGCATTGCGTCCAAAGCACCGGACTCTTCGCCGATCGAGGCCATCTGGATTAAAAGGGTAGGAAAAATACCACGGCTCTTGATTGCCACATTTAATTGAATACCGGTAGAAACATCTTCACGAATTTTTATAATGGCATCTGCGTAAATCTTATTGCCAGCTGCGCCAGCAACAGATGTGAGTGCTTCAATTAGGGGAACACCTGCTGCGAAAGTGGTAGATAGTGTTCTCGCAAAACGGGCCATTACAGAAAGGTAAATAATTTGGCCAATAACAGGTATCTTTAAAATATAACGATCCACGGCATAAGCAAAAGCTTTGGAGCGACGTACGGCTTGTTTGAGCGCAATTAGGCCAGCAATAATGCTGAACAATATTATCAACCAATAGGCTTGCACAGTTTCTGATAAACCAAGAACAAATAAGGTAAATGCAGGTAGCTTGGCACCGAAGCTGCTGAATGTTTCTGCGAATTGAGGCACTACTTTTATTAATAAGATGGCTGTTACGATTAAAGCTACAACCACAACCGCTATAGGGTAACTGAGTGCCTTTTTAATTTTTGATTTTAATTTTTCAGTCTTTTCTTTGTAGGTTGCAATTCTGTCTAACATGGTTTCCAATGCACCGGCCTGTTCACCAGCATCTACCAGATTACAAAAAAGCTCATCAAAATATTTGGGATGCTCGCGCAATGATGCAGCGAAGCCACCACCTGCGGCCACGCTGTCACGAATTGTTAATACTAATTTTTTAAGGCCGGCTTTCTCTAATCCATCTGCAACAATATCGAAAGCTTGTACTAATGGGACACCAGCCTTCATCATAGTTGCCATTTGGCGAGCAAAAACAGCTATGTCCATTGGTGAAATGGAGCCGCCGCCTTCACCAAATAAAGGTTTAGATTTTCGAGAGACGGATTTAGCAGAAATTCCTTGCTTCAATAGCTGGGCTTTAGCGAGAGCAGGGCTTGTGCTATTAATTTCCCCTTGTACTTGGGTTCCCTTTTTATCTACACCTTTATATACATAAGTGCTAGATACTGTTGCTGCCGATTTGACAGGTGCCTTTGTTTTTTGGGTGGTTGCACTGGTAGCCATAGGTTAATCCTTGGTGACTCGGTTAGCCTCTTCAAGGCTGGTTAACCCCATTGCTACTTTGCGCAATGCGGATACACGTAGATTATTAAAGCCTGCTTCTTTAGCAACTCTTGCAATTTGCAATGAGTTACCCCCCTCCATTATAAGGTTGGCTATTGCGGGGGTGATGCGAACTACTTCATAAACACCTAGCCGCCCCTTGTATCCGCCGTTGCAGTTTTGACAACCTACGGGATGGAATAACTGGAACTCAGCTCGGGGAATTCCTATATCGTCGAAACCCTCTTCAGTAAGGATTGCAGGAGGAATATCTGTGGCTGGCTTTTTACAGACGGTACATAAACGACGTGCAAGGCGCTGAGCAATAATCAAGCTAACACTGGTTGCAATATTAAAGGCTGGAACCCCCATGTTCATTAAGCGGGTTAAGGTTTCAGGGGCGCTATTGGTATGGAGTGTTGATAAGACTAAGTGACCTGTTTGGGCTGCTTTAATTGCGATTTCTGCTGTTTCAAGGTCACGAATCTCACCCACCATTACAATATCCGGATCTTGGCGGAGGAAAGAGCGCAGGGCTTCTGCAAATGTAAGACCTACTTTCTGGTTCATCTGAACCTGGTTGATACCCTCGAGGTTAATTTCAACTGGATCTTCTGCTGTCGAAATATTCAATTCGGGGGTATTGAGGATATTGAGGCCTGTATATAGGGATACTGTCTTACCGCTACCTGTTGGTCCGGTTACCAGAATCATGCCTTGTGATTGAGCCAATGCATCCAGGTACAATTTCTTTTGGAAGTCTTCGTAACCCAATGCATCAATACCTAGCTTGGCTGAACTAGGATCGAGAATACGCAATACAATTTTTTCGCCAAAAAGAGTGGGTAGGGTGTTTACACGGAAATCGATAGCACGCGTTTTAGATACTTTTAATTTGATACGCCCGTCTTGCGGTATGCGGCGCTCTGAGATGTCCATTTGCGACATGACTTTTAAACGAGCCGCCATTCTTCCGGCTAGGTTCACAGGAGGCTTTGTCACCTCATGCAGAACACCATCGGTTCGAAAACGGACACGGTAAGATTTTTCGTAGGGCTCAAAATGTATATCCGAAGCGCCGCCTTTAATGGCATCTAATAATACCTTGTTAATATATTTTACAATGGGAGCTTCATCGGCGTCCGAGTTCCCATCGTCCTTATCTGTATTTGTATCAGTGGTTTGTATATCGAGATTATCTAGGTCGGCATCATCCAATCCGCCTAGGGCATCATTAAGGTTTTCTTGAGCTGTAAGAAATTTCTCAATAGTAGCCGCTAGCTTATCTGCTTCTACTAAAACCGCATCTGTATTTAGGCCTGTATTGAACTTGATTTCATCAAGGGCGTGTAAGTCTGTGGGATCAGCTACAGCTAAAAATAATCGTGTGCCCCGTTTAATAATGGGAAGTGCGTGATGCTTACGAATAAGTTTTTCATCTACCAGCTTTTCAGGAATCGCATCCCTACTAAGTGCATCTAAATCAAATAATGGAGCGCCGAACTCTTCTGATGCCGCTCTGGCAATGGTACGGGCGTCCAATAGGCCATTAACTACAAGATGCTGTACAAAAGGTGTCTTTTCTTTGGCAGATTGAGCCAAGGCTTTTCGGGCTACTTCCGAGTCAAGCAAATTATCCGCAACCAAACGACGCGCAAGGCCATTTAAATGGGTGGGGGTATTCATGCGTGGCCGCTCCTGCCGATCATTCGGCGTTATCAATTTTTAGATTTATAGAGAGTGCAACTTAATTAAGCAATAAACTTAACTGTAAACGATAACTCACTGTAATTTCTACAATTCTGACCAAAAATGTAGTATAGGCCAGATTTGTCGGCTGCTGATTAAAAGTTAAATTTAAATGTTGTGTTGATATGCTTATGACAAAAAATGTCACTTTGTTCGGTTGGTTGTCAGTTGCTTATCTTGTTGAGTGATTATCAAGAGCCAATTTTCATCTCATGGTTGAGATATACGTTGCGTCTATTCCATAGGTGTTACCGTTGGCAACCTATCCCAGGTGTTAAAGTGTGATCTGGCGCGCCATTTCGGTTTGTTGTGTGTGTGGCGCACAAATTGGATAATAGCTGGTACGTCAATTGCTTTAGACTAATAGAGTTGAGAGTTTGGCAACCTAACATAACTTAAATCCTTGGAGATTCATTATGAAAGCAATGCAAAAAGGTTTTACCCTTATTGAATTGATGATCGTGGTAGCGATCGTTGGTATTTTGGCTGCAGTAGCATTACCTGCTTACCAAGATTATATTTCTCGTTCGAAAATCACCGAGCCAGTGAGCCTGCTTGATGGCCTTAGAACAGATATTAATGGTTTCTATACCGATAAAAATAGACTCCCCACTTTGGCCGAGCTGACTAACTATGCCGGCGCCAAGGCTATTGATGGCAAATTTACCTCTACAATTGCGGGTTCTACTGGGGGTATTTTCATTGCAACGGTTAAAAACTCTGCTGGTTCTAATATTGGAAGCAAAACAATTAAAATGAGCTTTTTCACCGTTGGTGGTGTGATTAAGCACACATGTGGTAAAAATGCCACTGACCCAGTTCCTCAGAAGTATATGCCATCAGAATGTCGCGATGGGTACTAATAGTACATCTAGCGCATGATTCTGTGAGGCCCAGCAAGCTATTTGCTGGGCTTTTTTTTGTTTGTTATAAAGGTGGGGCAGTTGCAAAATATCAATATATCCACAAGGTTGATGTTGTTCATATGTATTTTGTTGTTAAGTCTGGGTGCAATTTTTTCTCTTTATGCTCCTGGGCTAACAGGTAAATTTGTATTAGATGATTACGGCAACTTACCCCCGCTTTTTGACTCCCTGAAATCGAGTGGCTTTTGGTACGGTGTTGTCGGTGGCAACTCTGGACCATTGGGTAGGCCTCTCTCGCTTCTAACCTTCGCTTTGCAGGTTGATTCTTGGCCTAATCCTTATTACTTCAAGCTTGCCAATATTGCTATTCACCTCGCTAATTTTATTCTTATCTTTTTTTTAATCCGCTTGCTGGCTCCTTATTTTTCAACGAGGTTGAAATCGAATAGTTACAACCTATTTGCTATTGCTATTGCCTTAGTTTGGGCGATTTTACCCATACATGTTTCTACAGTTTTATACGTCGTTCAGAGGATGGTTCTGCTCAGCACATTTTTTATGCTGTTAGGACTTGTTGTATATGTTATTGCAAGAGATTGTTGGATCCACGGGCAATATGGGCGAGCGCTACTTGGGTTCTGTTTTACGCTGCTAATGGCGGCCTTAGCTATTCTTAGTAAGGAGAGTGGCTTGTTGATTTTTGCCTTCTTGATATGCATTGAACAATTGTTAAGCTCAAAAAAGCCAATTTCGAATCCTTACCTGAAGAGAGGCATTTACATTATCCTCTGTGTTCCCTTGGTGCTTTTCTGTTTTTATTTGATTCATATTAAATTCGTCGAAGGTTACAACGTCCGGCCATTCACGTTAAGTGAACGCGTGTTGACGGAAGCAAGGGTTCTTTGGATATATATTCAGCAAATTATGCTCCCCAAACCCGCTGATCTTGGTCTCTACCATGATGCATTTGAAGTTTCACGTAGTCTATTAGAGCCTTTAAGCACACTATTTTCATGTTTGGCTTGGCTAATTGTCTTCGTTACTTTGGTGTGGGCTGCGGTGAAAAAAAAGGTGCAAATATTCTTCCCGATGCTGTGGTTTTTTTCGGGGCACCTAATGGAGAGTACCGTAATAGCCCTGGAGATATATTTTGAGCATCGTAACTATTTGGCTTCGCTCGGCATTGTTCTGCTGATTTGCTTTATTGTTTTTAATCTGTTTGAAAAGGTGCACAGCGCAGTTTTAAAATATATATTTGTTGGCGTAATGTTGATATATGTTGGAATTATTACGATTGTTTTGCAAATGCAAACAAGGCTATGGGGCAACCCAGCGTTATTTAATTATGTGCATGCCACGGAGAGGCCAAGCTCTATAAGAGCCAGGGCATTACTTGTTGATTTTTACCAAGAGCAAGGAAAACCTAAAGAGGCCTACAAAGCGCTTGAGGATATTGAACGGGATTTTCCTGATGAGCCAGCGTTGTACTTTTTAAAATTGCAGTTTCTTTGTGTATACCCCAGCTGGGTTAAAAGCCCAAGTGTAGATAGTTATGCAACTTTATTGCAGTATGGAGCTTTCTCGAATGGAGCATTTAAATCTATAGAGGATTTGGTGGACTTCAAAAGCAATAAACAGTGTGAGTCAGTAAGTTACGAACTCTTGTTGAAATCCGTAAGAATTTTAAAACTAAATAAACAGTATGCACATAAATACTATTTCTTAGCGCGATTTGAATCCTTATTATATCTACAGATGAGGGATTTGAATGGCGCTATTCGCGCATTAGAATCAATTCCCAACCGGGGATATGATGACGCTGCTAGTTATGCTCGTTTGCTGGCTTCTGCGGGAAGCTTTGATGCAGCTCTGAGAGCAGTTGATGCTGCGCGCAAGGTAATAGGTAATGGAATTGCTATGCAGAAGCGCAGAGATGAGCTTAATGAACTTGAATCGGTTATTCAAGATGACATAAAGGCGTCTAAATAAATCCACGTACTTACAATAAATGTGTAGGCCATCACATATGCAGCTCCTTAGTATTGTTATACCAACCAAAAATGAAGCTAAAGGATTAAAAATAATTTTACCTGAACTAAGAGGTTTATATCCTTCCTCTGAAATAATAGTGGTTAATGATGGATCTACTGATGAAACTAATAAGGTTGCAGAGCTATTTGACGTGAATATTATTAATCATCCATACAGCAAAGGTAATGGTGCAGCAATAAAAAGTGGGTTGAGGGTTGCAAAGGGCGATGTTATTGTCTGCATGGATGCAGATGGACAACATTTGCCACGAGACATAGAAAAATTACTTAAAAAAATCGATCAAGGTTTTGATATGGTAGTGGGCGCCCGAAATAAAAAAGGACAAGCAAATATTGGGCGAGGGTTTGCTAATAAACTTTATAATTATTTTGCAAGTTGGATGGTGGGGCATAAGGTTGAAGATTTGACATCTGGCTTCCGTGCAGTTAAATCTAATAAATTTCGCGAGTTTTTAACTCTATTACCCAATAAATTTTCATACCCAACAACTATAACGATGAGTTTTTTTCGTGCAGGTTATTCAGTTGGTTATGTCTCCGTCGATGTTCAGTCTCGGTTGGCTGGAACACAAAGCCATATTCGTTTGTGGCAGGACGGTATAAGGTTTTTGCTCATTATATTTAAGATAGGTACTCTTTTCTCTCCCCTTAAACTCTTTTTTCCCATTAGCTTAAGCTTTTTTATAACGGCAGTTTTTTATTATGCGTACACCTTTATAGAAACTGGCCGCTTTACAAATATGTCTGCACTTCTATTTACAACATCGGTAATTGTGTTTTTGATGGGACTTATTTCCGAACAGATAACATCGCTTATCTATAAGGAAACGAATAGTTCCAGCGATAAGCGCTAACCTTCCAAATGAAACCCAAAAAAATACTGCATGTAACTAGAAACTTTCCACCCTTGATTGGCGGTATGGAAAAGCTAAACTTTAATATATTTCATGCATTAAATTCACATTTCGAAGTTTCCGTCTCTGGTCCTACGGGAAGCTCCAGCTTTCATAAAGTATCAAGCTTTGTTGAGTTTCCTTCTGCACCTTTATGGTTTTATTTAATTTCAAGCTTGCTTAAAACATTACGGTTAGCTAGAAGTGAGCGCCCTAATATTGTTTTCTGTGGTAGTGGCGCAGCTATATTGGCGGGATATTTTTCTGCCAAACTTACAGGTGCGAAATTAGTTTGCTATCTACATGGGCTTGATATAGTTGCTAAAAGTATTGTTTATCAATTGATTTTTATACCGCTTATAAAAAAATCCGATTTACTACTTGTGAATAGTCGACACACATGTAATTTAGCTTTGAGGGCAGGTTTTGATTCTGGGAGAATAAAAATCCTTTCTCCTGGAACATTTATACCTGAACATACGGATAGTCTTCATTTAAAGCGAAGCTTTTGTAAGAAATATAAACTTCAGGATGTTCCATTTTTATTAATTGCGGGAAGAATAACAAAACGTAAAGGTATTGAAGAGTTTATTGTTCATGTAATGCAAAAATTGGTATCACAACATCCAGAATTAACGTTAGTCGTTATTGGTGATGAAGCATTACAGGCAATAAAACAGCACGATGGAGTAAAAGAAAAAATCGTCCAGCGAGTCTATGCGTTGGGGCTGCAGGATAATGTCAGGTTTCTAGGTGGTGTTGATGATCAAACATTATCAGCAGCATTTTTTAGTGCAAAAATGTTAGTTTTTCCTGTGCTTGATTTAGCTAATGATGTTGAGGGGTTTGGTATGGTAGCGATAGAAGCAGCTGCCCATGGCCTATGCTCTGTAGGCTTTAGTGTTGGTGGCGTGCCTGACGCTATATCAACCGAGAAATCTGGCTGGCTAGTGGAGCCGGGACATTATGATGAAATGAGGGACGTTATTTTAGATAAGCTTAAAGTAAATTCATTAGATAAAATAACCAGTGAAACATGCATAGATTTTGCTCGTGAATTTGAGTGGAAGAAATTTAACGAGAAATTGTATGCTGTTTTAAACGAGGAGACTGTATGACTCTAGAGATGAAAGAGCGACGCCCTCATGCGGTATTAAATCTTGAGACGCGTTATTTAAAAGCAAAAAAGATAGAGTTGTTGATATCGTCTAATAGATTGAAAGAGCCTATAAGACTGTTGGAAGTTGGAACCGGATCAGGAGGCATAGCTTATTATTTTTCCAGCTTGTCAGATATAGAATATGAAGTAACAGCTGTAGATGTCAAAGACAATCGTTTAACGGAAGAGGGATTTGAATTTCAATTGGTTGAAGGAGTTGAGCTTCCTTATGATAATGAGTCATTTGATGTTGTAATATCTAATCACGTTATTGAACACGTTGGCGATTTAACCTCTCAGCTTGAACATTTGAGTGAGTTGAATCGAGTCCTCACAAAAAGCGGCATTGGTTATTTGGCTGTACCTAATCGATGGATGTTGGTTGAGCCGCACTATAAATTAATTTTCCTAAGCTGGTTGCCAAAATTTTTGAGATCGCCTTACCTAAGGCTTTTTGGAAAAGGCCATTATTACGATTGCGAACCGCTTCAAAAACATGAAATTGAATCTATGTTTAAGAAAACAAATTTTGAGTTTAAAAATGTATGTGTGAGGGCTTTGAAATTAACTTTTGATATTGAAATGCCTAATTCATTACCTGCTCGGGTTATAAAATATATACCGACTTTTATGATCGAGCTATTTACCCCTCTTATTCCTACTCTTATTTACACGATTCGAAAATCAGAAGAAAAAAAAAGGCTTAATTAGCTTGCTGGATTACGATTCTATAAGTTGTTTCTAATTTTTTGCTCTGAGTCGCCCAATCTTCTATCAATAAATCTGGGTAAGAAGGTGTTTCAAGTTGTTTCGTGACAGCTGATACTAAGCTGTTGCAATCATCCGGCATGTAGCATTCATTTCTCGTACTTGAAAACAATTCTTGCATGTCACCGATACTTGCAACAACCATAGGTATTTTGCAGGCTGCCATCTCATAAGCTTTTTGCGGAAAACTCAGCTGCCCATATTTCGTGTCTCTCAAGTAAACAATTCCTACATCTAATGAGCAGAATAATTCAGCTACTTTTTCGTGCGTCAGTTTTCCCAAGTAAAGTATTCTATCGTGAATTGGAACAGGGCATGTTGAATCAAGACTCCCTGCTACTACGCATATTAGATTAGGATTTGTCTCCACTAGAATATTGAACGCGTTATAAACCGTCTCAATGCCTTTTTCTTTACTTAAACCGCCGGCGGTACCAACAATCAATGCGTCCAGAGGAAGGTTTAATAACTTTCGATTTTCGATTTTATTGCGAGGATAAAAAATAGATTGATTGATAGTGCTTGGTAAAGAAATTACTTCAGTATCTAAGGGTGTAATAGTTTTAATGTGGCTGCTCAATGATTTGGATACACAACTAATTGCTGCAGACTTTCTTAGTGCTTTCTTATAAAGCATTTTTACAAAAGGGATTTTGGCCAAACCAAAAGTTTCAAAATCATCGTATAGATCAGCCGCATAAGTACATCCCATTTTTTTTGCGACCCATTGACCCAGGATAACGTGTAAGCAATCCGATGCTCCTACAATAATATCGGGCTTAAATTGATAGGCAATTTTTAAAAGATCAAAAGGAAAGAGGAATAATGATTGCCGATATTTTCCCGCTGAAATACCTATCCAACGAAGGCTACCTGAATCCGTATGGTGAAATTCATCTTTAGATGTGCATTCGCGATAGCTTAAACATACACCTAAAACATGGTTGCCTAATTTTGCAAGTTGAAATGGTTGTTCATAAAGACGTGCGTAGCGATCTTCAATAACATCATGTCCCATGTATTGCCGTTTGCATAAATAAAGAATGCGCATATTAATTTTTAAACCGATCAATTAGTTTTTCAGAGGCTGATAATGCAGCTCCTACAACTTGATCCATGTTGTAATAACGATACTGGGCTAATCGGCCAACAAACGTTACATTATTTTCATTTTTTGCAAGAGTCTCGTATCGTTTAAAAATCGCCTCATTTGCATCATTAGGAATTGGGTAATAAGGATCGCCATCTGATTGCGGGTATTCTTTGACTGTGGATGAGCCCGAGTGTTGTTGCCCTGTTAAATGTTTAAATTCAGTAATGCGAGTATATTCATAATCATTAGGATAATTTATTGTGCCGACAGATTGTAATTTGTCTGTATTAGTAAAGTGCTCATGTTCAAATCGCAAGGATCTATAAGGAAGCTTCCCAAAGCAATAATTAAAGTATTCATCGATTGGGCCAGTGTAAACAACGTGATGATCTGAATACGTAGATTTTACATCACTAAAACTTACACCTATTTTCAATTCAATGTTTGGATGGCTTAACATAGATTCGAACATTTTCGAGTAGCCTCTCAAGGGCATTGCTTGATATTCGTCAGTAAAATAACGATCATCTGTATTAGTCCGTACGGGAATGCGAGCAGCAACACCCGCTTTTAATTGTGAGGGATCCACTCCCCATTGCTTTTTTGTGTAATTTAGAAAAAATTTTTCATACAAGTCTATACCCACGCTGTTTAGGACAACATCTTCGCTGGTTCGTATTTTTTCGCGTGGTTCTCGCACTCTTTCAAGGTATTTAGCTGCTTCAATTTCGTTTAAATTCAAGTTATATAATTGATTTAGAGTATCTCGATTGATAGGGAAGGGATACTGCTCTCCGTTTACAACACTAAGAACACGGTGTTCATATGGGCGCCATTCGGTAAAGTTCGACAGATATTTAAATATACGCTCGCTATTGGTGTGAAAAATATGTGGGCCATAGTTATGAATTAATAAACCATTTTGGTCATAAGAATCATATGCATTGCCGCCTATATGATTGCGTTTGTCGATAAT encodes the following:
- a CDS encoding glycosyltransferase family 2 protein, with amino-acid sequence MQLLSIVIPTKNEAKGLKIILPELRGLYPSSEIIVVNDGSTDETNKVAELFDVNIINHPYSKGNGAAIKSGLRVAKGDVIVCMDADGQHLPRDIEKLLKKIDQGFDMVVGARNKKGQANIGRGFANKLYNYFASWMVGHKVEDLTSGFRAVKSNKFREFLTLLPNKFSYPTTITMSFFRAGYSVGYVSVDVQSRLAGTQSHIRLWQDGIRFLLIIFKIGTLFSPLKLFFPISLSFFITAVFYYAYTFIETGRFTNMSALLFTTSVIVFLMGLISEQITSLIYKETNSSSDKR
- a CDS encoding class I SAM-dependent methyltransferase, which translates into the protein MTLEMKERRPHAVLNLETRYLKAKKIELLISSNRLKEPIRLLEVGTGSGGIAYYFSSLSDIEYEVTAVDVKDNRLTEEGFEFQLVEGVELPYDNESFDVVISNHVIEHVGDLTSQLEHLSELNRVLTKSGIGYLAVPNRWMLVEPHYKLIFLSWLPKFLRSPYLRLFGKGHYYDCEPLQKHEIESMFKKTNFEFKNVCVRALKLTFDIEMPNSLPARVIKYIPTFMIELFTPLIPTLIYTIRKSEEKKRLN
- a CDS encoding glycosyltransferase family 4 protein, with the protein product MKPKKILHVTRNFPPLIGGMEKLNFNIFHALNSHFEVSVSGPTGSSSFHKVSSFVEFPSAPLWFYLISSLLKTLRLARSERPNIVFCGSGAAILAGYFSAKLTGAKLVCYLHGLDIVAKSIVYQLIFIPLIKKSDLLLVNSRHTCNLALRAGFDSGRIKILSPGTFIPEHTDSLHLKRSFCKKYKLQDVPFLLIAGRITKRKGIEEFIVHVMQKLVSQHPELTLVVIGDEALQAIKQHDGVKEKIVQRVYALGLQDNVRFLGGVDDQTLSAAFFSAKMLVFPVLDLANDVEGFGMVAIEAAAHGLCSVGFSVGGVPDAISTEKSGWLVEPGHYDEMRDVILDKLKVNSLDKITSETCIDFAREFEWKKFNEKLYAVLNEETV
- a CDS encoding tetratricopeptide repeat protein, with the protein product MQNINISTRLMLFICILLLSLGAIFSLYAPGLTGKFVLDDYGNLPPLFDSLKSSGFWYGVVGGNSGPLGRPLSLLTFALQVDSWPNPYYFKLANIAIHLANFILIFFLIRLLAPYFSTRLKSNSYNLFAIAIALVWAILPIHVSTVLYVVQRMVLLSTFFMLLGLVVYVIARDCWIHGQYGRALLGFCFTLLMAALAILSKESGLLIFAFLICIEQLLSSKKPISNPYLKRGIYIILCVPLVLFCFYLIHIKFVEGYNVRPFTLSERVLTEARVLWIYIQQIMLPKPADLGLYHDAFEVSRSLLEPLSTLFSCLAWLIVFVTLVWAAVKKKVQIFFPMLWFFSGHLMESTVIALEIYFEHRNYLASLGIVLLICFIVFNLFEKVHSAVLKYIFVGVMLIYVGIITIVLQMQTRLWGNPALFNYVHATERPSSIRARALLVDFYQEQGKPKEAYKALEDIERDFPDEPALYFLKLQFLCVYPSWVKSPSVDSYATLLQYGAFSNGAFKSIEDLVDFKSNKQCESVSYELLLKSVRILKLNKQYAHKYYFLARFESLLYLQMRDLNGAIRALESIPNRGYDDAASYARLLASAGSFDAALRAVDAARKVIGNGIAMQKRRDELNELESVIQDDIKASK
- a CDS encoding pilin, which encodes MSLLDGLRTDINGFYTDKNRLPTLAELTNYAGAKAIDGKFTSTIAGSTGGIFIATVKNSAGSNIGSKTIKMSFFTVGGVIKHTCGKNATDPVPQKYMPSECRDGY